A single genomic interval of Cervus elaphus chromosome 19, mCerEla1.1, whole genome shotgun sequence harbors:
- the LOC122675242 gene encoding LOW QUALITY PROTEIN: uncharacterized protein LOC122675242 (The sequence of the model RefSeq protein was modified relative to this genomic sequence to represent the inferred CDS: inserted 3 bases in 3 codons; deleted 1 base in 1 codon; substituted 3 bases at 3 genomic stop codons), giving the protein MNIRNRRAASPGGPADSTSAAILPLRALGPPDADGNQPLQYWPFSTSDLYNWRTQNAPFSERPKELINLLETVLFTHQPTWDNCQQLLQILFTTEERERIQLEARKLVPGDNGQPTANPATINSPFPLSRPQWDYNTAEGKEWLWVYRQTLLGGLKAAAHRPTNLAKVGNVQQGREESPAVFLERLMDAFRQYTSMDPEAEDTTRSALMMHFINQPAPDIRKKLQKIDRLGERSIQDLMAVAEKVYNDQETPEEKQTRAADRQTRNMARILLAATSAQPNEXAKRLRQLAESKPKPNPQGKPKLGRNQFAYCKKEGYWVKDCPKKFKQGTYVLALGDLSNXGRRGPEPLPEPRVTLKVEGTPIEFLVDTGAEHSVLLDPWGKLSSKTSWVQGATGMKKYSWTTRRNLDLSTGRVSHSFMVIPDCPYPLLGRDLLTKIGAQIHFSPEGVNVTDLAGRPVQVLTMQIEDEYRLHQGPFEVAPEADMQQXLNEYPQAWAETRGPGLAKHRPPIYIELKPGAEAVRVKQYQMPQEAQRCIHPHIRRLLARGILRPCESNWNTPLLPVRKLGSNEYRPVQDLRQVNQRVMDIHPTVPNPYTLLSSLNPNHQWYMVLDLKDAFFSLPLAPKSQNIFAFEWSDQEEGIHGQLTWTRLPQGFKNSPTIFDEALHEDLGEYCIQHPRVTLLQYVDDLLLATESQQTCLEATRDLLYTLGELGYRASAKKAQIGRQEVHYLGYILKEGQRWLSKARKETVLKIPKAQSQRGIREFLGSAGFCRLWIPGFAEMAKPLYQATKETIPFAWTXEMDKAFQDIKAALLSAPALGLPDVTKPFLLYVDENREVAKGVLLQKLGXRPVAYLSKKLDPVASGWSPCLRMVAAVALLXKDAGKLTLGQELQITTPHAIEGILRQPPDRWISNARLTHYQGLLLNPTKIIFQLPTTLNPASLLPDPDLDAPLHDCADILIQGRKKCRISSELQIVIKDYWAKIEKIASDCKACLLTNPTKTSGATKGARERGTRPGAYWEVDFTEVKQGQYGYRYLLVFIDTFSGWVEAYPTKQKTAQVVTKKILEEILPRFGFPAQVGSDNGPTFVSKVSQGLAAVLGTNWKLHCTYQPQSSGQVERMNRILKETLTKLTLETGGDWVALLPFALFRVRNSPYMLGLTPFEIMFGRPPPIVPSLKTDLIADLPVDALFSSLRLLQRVHKDIWKWLEALYLTKPPPEPHRFRPGDWVYVRRHHSSTLELCWKGPYSVILVTPTALKVDGISTWVHFSHVGPADPFTDLHEVLPQWRVSKHPDNPLELKLRKRPK; this is encoded by the exons ATGAACATCCGAAATCGTAGGGCCGCCTCCCCCGGGGGGCCTGCCGACTCTACTTCAGCAGCTATTCTTCCTCTCAGGGCTCTGGGTCCCCCTGATGCCGATGGAAATCAGCCCCTTCAATATTGGCCCTTTTCTACTAGTGATTTATACAACTGGAGGACCCAGAATGCCCCATTTTCAGAGAGACCTAAAGAGCTTATTAATTTGTTAGAAACTGTTCTGTTTACTCATCAACCTACGTGGGACAATTGTCAGCAGCTACTCCAGATATTATTCaccacagaagaaagagaaaggatccAGCTAGAGGCACGGAAACTGGTGCCAGGAGATAATGGGCAACCCACGGCTAACCCTGCGACGATTAACTCTCCCTTCCCTTTGTCTAGGCCACAGTGGGACTATAACACGGCGGAAGGTAAGGAGTGGCTCTGGGTCTACCGCCAGACTCTGTTGGGGGGTCTCAAAGCGGCCGCTCACAGGCCCACTAATTTGGCTAAGGTAGGCAATGTACagcaagggagagaagagagtcCTGCGGTGTTCCTGGAGAGACTGATGGACGCATTCCGTCAGTACACTTCCATGGACCCTGAGGCAGAGGATACTACTAGGTCAGCCTTAATGATGCATTTTATTAATCAGCCAGCCCCAGATAtaaggaagaagttacagaagatagATAGATTAGGTGAAAGATCTATTCAAGATCTGATGGCAGTAGCAGAGAAAGTTTATAATGACCAAGAGACACCTGAAGAGAAGCAGACTAGAGCTGCCGACCGGCAGACCCGAAATATGGCTCGCATTCTCCTGGCCGCCACCAGCGCCCAGCCGAATGAATGAGCGAAGAGACTGAGACAACTGGCAGAAAGTAAGCCGAAACCTAACCCCCAGGGAAAACCAAAGTTAGGACGGAACCAGTTTGCATATTGTAAAAAAGAAGGATATTGGGTTAAGGATTGCCCTAAAAAGTTCAAACAAGGAACCTACGTTTTGGCTCTGGGGGACCTGAGCAACTAGGGGAGACGGGGCCCAGAACCCCTCCCCGAGCCCAGGGTAACCTTAAAAGTGGAAGGGACCCCAATTGAGTTTTTAGTGGACACTGGGGCAGAACATTCTGTCCTGCTTGACCCATGGGGAAAACTCTCTTCAAAGACTTCATGGGTGCAGGGGGCCACTggtatgaaaaaatattcatggaCTACCCGAAGAAACCTAGATCTGAGCACGGGCCGGGTATCCCACTCTTTCATGGTCATACCAGACTGCCCCTACCCACTGCTTGGCCGAGACTTGCTAACCAAAATAGGAGCCCAGATCCATTTCTCACCTGAGGGGGTGAATGTTACGGACCTGGCCGGTAGGCCGGTACAAGTTCTAACCATGCAAATAGAAGATGAGTACAGATTACACCAAGGCCCCTTCGAAGTAGCCCCTGAGGCTGATATGCAACAGTGACTTAATGAATACCCACAAGCCTGGGCAGAAACCAGAGGTCCAGGCTTAGCCAAACATCGGCCCCCAATCTATATTGAATTAAAACCAGGAGCAGAAGCCGTCAGAGTCAAGCAATATCAGATGCCACAAGAGGCACAAAGGTGTATTCACCCTCACATACGCAGGCTGTTGGCTCGGGGCATCTTACGCCCATGCGAATCCAACTGGAATACCCCCCTTCTCCCAGTCAGAAAGCTGGGGTCCAATGAATACAGGCCAGTGCAGGATTTGAGACAAGTTAACCAACGGGTGATGGACATCCACCCCACAGTACCAAACCCCTATACTCTTTTGAGCTCTTTAAACCCCAATCACCAGTGGTATATGGTACTggacttaaaagatgctttttttaGCCTCCCCCTGGCACCCAAAAGCCAGAATATTTTCGCCTTCGAATGGTCAGATCAAGAGGAAGGCATTCATGGGCAACTAACTTGGACGAGACTACCACAAGGATTCAAGAACTCGCCCACGATCTTCGATGAAGCATTACATGAGGACCTGGGTGAGTACTGTATCCAACACCCACGGGTTACCTTGCTACAGTATGTGGACGACCTTTTGTTGGCTACAGAATCCCAACAAACCTGTCTGGAAGCAACCAGAGACTTGTTGTATACTTTAGGTGAGCTGGGATATCGGGCCTCCGCAAAGAAAGCACAAATTGGCAGACAAGAGGTTCATTACCTGGGATACATATTAAAAGAAGGACAGCGGTGGCTGTCCAAAGCTAGAAAAGAGACTGTGTTAAAGATCCCTAAGGCCCAGAGTCAACGCGGAATTAGAGAATTTCTGGGGTCCGCTGGATTCTGTAGATTATGGATCCCAGGTTTTGCTGAAATGGCAAAACCACTATACCAGGCAACAAAAGAGACTATACCATTTGCCtgga gagaaatggataaagccTTCCAGGACATTAAGGCAGCCCTCCTGTCAGCCCCTGCCCTAGGTCTACCTGACGTCACTAAGCCCTTCCTTCTCTATGTAGATGAGAACAGAGAGGTAGCCAAAGGGGTGTTACTCCAGAAACTGG CAAGACCAGTGGCATATCTTTCAAAAAAACTGGACCCAGTGGCTAGTGGATGGTCCCCCTGCTTGCGTATGGTGGCTGCTGTGGCCTTGT GAAAAGACGCTGGCAAATTAACCCTGGGACAAGAACTGCAAATAACAACCCCACATGCCATAGAGGGTATATTGAGACAACCTCCAGATAGATGGATCAGTAACGCTAGACTGACCCATTACCAGGGACTACTACTAAACCCTACGAAGATCATTTTTCAGCTGCCGACTACCTTGAACCCAGCCTCACTCCTGCCGGATCCAGACCTGGACGCTCCACTACATGACTGTGCTGACATCCTGATTCAGGGGCGAAAAAAATGCAGGATCTCGTCAGAACTGCAGATTGTCATCAAAGACTACTGGGCGAAAATAGAGAAAATTGCCTCAGACTGTAAGGCTTGCCTGCTAACAAACCCAACAAAGACTTCAGGAGCAACTAAAGGAGCCAGAGAAAGGGGAACACGCCCTGGAGCCTACTGGGAAGTAGACTTTACTGAGGTAAAACAGGGACAATATGGATATAGATACCTGCTAGTCTTCATTGATACTTTTTCTGGATGGGTAGAGGCCTACCCAACAAAACAGAAGACAGCCCAGGtagtaaca aaaaaaatcttagaagagATCCTGCCACGGTTCGGATTCCCTGCACAGGTAGGTTCCGATAACGGTCCCACCTTTGTCTCCAAGGTAAGTCAGGGACTGGCGGCGGTTCTGGGGACAAATTGGAAATTACATTGTACCTATCAACCCCAGAGTTCAGGGCAagtagaaagaatgaacagaattttaaaagagaccTTGACCAAATTAACcctagagactggcggggactgggtggcTCTCCTCCCCTTTGCCTTGTTCCGGGTGCGGAACTCACCTTACATGTTGGGGTTAACCCCCTTTGAAATTATGTTCGGGAGACCTCCCCCTATTGTACCTAGTTTAAAGACTGACTTAATAGCTGACTTACCTGTTGATGCTCTATTTTCCTCCCTTCGACTCCTCCAACGGGTGCACAAGGACATTTGGAAATGGCTAGAAGCCCTATACCTCACCAAGCCACCGCCTGAACCGCATCGTTTTCGGCCAGGAGATTGGGTCTATGTGCGGAGACACCACTCAAGCACCCTCGAACTATGCTGGAAAGGACCCTACTCTGTCATCCTAGTCACACCAACGGCCCTCAAGGTAGATGGTATCTCAACATGGGTCCACTTCTCGCATGTGGGGCCTGCTGATCCTTTCACAGACCTCCACGAGGTTCTGCCACAATGGAGAGTCTCCAAACATCCGGACAATCCACTCGAGCTAAAACTCCGGAAACGCCCCAAATAA